The Pseudofrankia sp. DC12 region ACCAGCCCGGCATACTCTCCGCCGCACTTCCACTACGTACCGCCCGCACCCTCGCCGACCGGGTCGGCGCGATCCCGGAGGCGGTCGCGACCGCCCTCGGAGCGGCGGCCATTATTGCTGGGATCGCCACCGGGCGCCGGCGCCCACGGCCCGCTACCTCCACCACCGGCCCGCGGCACACCGGCCCTGACCACGACGGCACCCCACGGGAGGCCTCCTGGGCGCAGCACGACGCGCCCGGGGCACTGGCCGACCCGTGGACAGGCCACCGGCCCGACGGCCGCGGACAGGAAAGGAACGGCGTGGACGCCCACCGGGTAGTTGTCTGCGTGCCGACGTACAACGAACGGGAGAACCTCGCCCGTACGGCACAAAGGCTCCGCGAGGCCAACCCCACCGTCGACCTGCTCGTCATCGACGACAACAGCCCCGACGGCACCGGCCAGATCGCCGACGAGCTAGCCCGCGAGGACCCCCAGATCCACGTCCTGAACCGCGCCGGCAAGTCCGGCCTCGGCTCCGCCTACATCGCCGGCTTCTCCTGGGCGCTGCGCCACGGCTACGACGTCGTCGTCGAGATGGACGCCGACGGCTCCCACCAGCCCGAGGAGCTGCCCCGGCTGCTCGCCCGGCTCGCCACCGCCGACCTGGTCATCGGCTCCCGCTGGGTCCCCGGCGGCAAGGTCCGCAACTGGCCGCGCCGCCGCCTCGTACTGTCCCGCGGCGCGAACCTGTACGTCCGTGCCGCCCTCGGCATCCCGCTGCGCGACGCCACCGCCGGCTACCGCGCCTACCACGCCGACGTACTGCGCGCCCGCGACCTGAACCAGATCCAGTCCCAGGGCTACTGCTTCCAGGTCGACCTCGCCTGGACCGCCTGGCGCCAGGGCTTCGAGGTCGCCGAGGTGCCCATCACCTTCGTCGAACGCGAACGCGGCGCCTCCAAGATGAGCCGGTCCATCATCATCGAGGCCTTCTGGCGCACCGCCCTGTGGGCCGTCGCCTCCGGCCGCCGCGGACCGGGAACCATCCGCCCCACGCCGTCACCATCGGTGAAGGTACCGTCGCCCACCCCGGAGCCCGCGCTCGCGACTCCCGCGACCCAGGTGACCAAGGCCACGCCAGGCGGCGGCTCGCCACTGCCCACAACGGCCGCCAACGGCACCAGCCCCAACGGAGCCACCACCATCGATGCCCCCGTCCAGCAGAGCGCCACGGGCGACAGCTGACGCCACTACCGGCCTGGCCGGCCTCCGTGCCACCACAGGCATGCCCGCGATCACGGCCCTCCCGGTCGGCCGCACCACGGCCGCCGGGAGGGACTACTTCCACAGCCGTCGGGGCCAGGAATCCACACGAAAAGGGAGCGTGGCCGCCGCCACGCTCCCTTTTCGTACTTTCCACCCAGCAGCCCGCCCCCAAGCAGCGAACCGCCGAGACTCAACTAGCCTGACGGTCCTCGCCACGCAGCACGGCCAGCCGCTCCGCCAGAACCTCTTCTAGGTCCGCGGTCGTCCGGCGCTCCATCAACATGTCCCAGTGCGTACGCGGCGGCTTCGCCTTCTTCGGCTCCGGCCGCTCCCCGTCCACGATCACCGAGGCCTCACCACACACCCGGCACTCCCAGACCGAGGGGACCTCAGCCTCAGCCGCGAATGGCATGGTGAACTGGTGACCGTTCGGACAGTCGTACGACGCGGTCTGCCGCGGCGCAAGCTCCGTGCTGCGGTCGGTCTCGTAGGACACCGCGCCGAGACGGCTGCCCCGCAGAACGCGTTCGCCCATAGAAACCCCTCCGAGCGTTGTCGAATACCCGTGTCTCAGCAGTTTGAACGACCCGGCCA contains the following coding sequences:
- a CDS encoding RNA polymerase-binding protein RbpA, with amino-acid sequence MGERVLRGSRLGAVSYETDRSTELAPRQTASYDCPNGHQFTMPFAAEAEVPSVWECRVCGEASVIVDGERPEPKKAKPPRTHWDMLMERRTTADLEEVLAERLAVLRGEDRQAS